The Caloenas nicobarica isolate bCalNic1 chromosome 15, bCalNic1.hap1, whole genome shotgun sequence genome includes a region encoding these proteins:
- the LOC135995016 gene encoding centrosome-associated protein CEP250-like, with the protein MPILVVGFVFSAIDLSELKAEHMRLSGAVLVSCSRPTSGDLEKKELQDRVMELSALLVRSQKQNEEKEKPMETPDDTVEILEASRLETEHEASWSKSAKEENLSLQKLIKDITEVVLDASDSTVSMICPGSSQQAEPSTILSVLSSGGTEQAFALVQEALARRRGATRALQEELSARQDSIDSLLQQHRQQEEKCRKLQQRLEQLEEECAMSSRQQQHLQSLVEALRSDCANLEKTREELQQQLDVMEQEASRLRQRNTELQLKKDSAQGKMVEQQQAMERARREQELLLKDLAALEGKHSLLQSELAVTREMLEKSQFQRSLLEQEKHELTTALEKAEQSVAELTRTQKQLSAETADLRVAAANMSSLNEALAVEKVQLNNLVLQVSRQQESASTGLEQLRQESSRQGLALAKVSEEKEVLVQEKAALELRLAAVERDRQGLSEQLAEARSVKETLECSLSEAQQHVSQLEIARSQLEMQLHAVTQAKEVIQGDAPRALFLVIPLPREDSIKAALCPQCWWGVKELEQIPPALKLQGLKVSKVRTRVWGDSDSCHLWGLQGK; encoded by the exons ATGCCTATTTTGGTGGTGGGGTTTGTCTTCTCGGCAAT AGATTTGTCCGAGCTGAAGGCAGAGCACATGAGGCTTTCTGGAGCTGTACTTGTGAGCTGCTCCCGTCCAACCTCTGGCGACCTGGAGAAGAAGGAGCTTCAGGACAG GGTGATGGAGCTCTCGGCCTTGCTTGTGCGGTCCCAGAAGCAGAACGAGGAGAAGGAGAAGCCCATGGAAACACCTGACGACACTGTGGAGATTCTG GAAGCCAGTCGGTTAGAGACAGAACATGAAGCTTCGTGGAGTAAAAGTGCCAAAGAGGAGAACCTTTCCCTGCAAAAGCTGATAAAGGATATAACTGAG GTGGTGTTGGATGCCAGTGACAGCACGGTCAGCATGATCTGCCCTGGCAGTtcccagcaggcagagcccagcaccaTCCTCTCTGTCCTGAGCTCCGGTGGGACAGAGCAGGCCTTTGCCTTGGTTCAGGAGGCGCTGGCAAGGAGGCGAGGAGCAACGCGG GCCCTACAAGAAGAGCTTTCTGCCAGGCAGGACTCTATCGattccctgctgcagcagcacaggcagcaggaagagaagtgcaggaagctgcagcagaggctTGAGCAACTGGAGGAGGAATGCGCCATgtccagcaggcagcagcagcacctccagTCTCTGGTGGAAGCGCTCAGAAG TGACTGTGCCAACCTGGAGAAAACCAGGGAAGAGTTACAGCAACAGCTGGATGTAATGGAGCAAGAAGCCTCGCGTCTGCGTCAAAGGAACAcggagctgcagctgaagaaaGACTCAGCCCAGGGGAAAAtggtggagcagcagcaggcaatGGAGAGAGCGCGTCGTGAGCAGGAGCTCCT GCTGAAGGACTTAGCTGCACTTGAAGGAAAACATTCATTGTTGCAGAGTGAGCTGGCAGTCACGAGAGAGATGCTGGAGAAGTCGCAGTTTCAGAGGAGTCTGCTGGAGCAAGAGAAACACGAGCTGACCACGGCCCTGGAGAAG GCTGAGCAGTCGGTGGCAGAGTTGACAAGGACTCAGAAGCAGCTGAGTGCTGAAACAGCTGATCTGCGTGTTGCAGCAGCCAACATGAGCAGTCTCAATGAAGCTCTTGCAGTGGAGAAAGTGCAGCTGAACAACCTTGTGCTGCAG GTGTCCCGGCAGCAAGAGTCGGCCAGCACTGGTCTGGAGCAGTTGCGCCAGGAGTCCTCTCGCCAAGGGCTCGCGCTGGCCAAGGTGTCCGAAGAGaaggaggtgctggtgcaggagaAGGCTGCCCTGGAGCTGCGCCTGGCAGCCGTGGAGCGGGACAGACAAGGCCTTTcagagcagctggcagaggCCAG GTCGGTGAAGGAGACCCTGGAGTGCAGCCTGTCTGAGGCTCAGCAGCACGTATCTCAGCTGGAGATCGCCCGGAGTCAGCTTGAGATGCAACTTCACGCCGTCACGCAGGCCAAGGAGGTGATACAAGGTGACGCCCCACGTGCTTTGTTTCTGGTGATCCCCCTGCCTAGAGAAGACAGTATAAAAGCAGCTCTCTGTCCGCAGTGCTGGTGGGGAGTGAAGGAGCTGGAACAGATCCCTCCTGCACTGAAACTCCAAGGGCTGAAGGTCAGTAAGGTCAGAACCAGGGTCTGGGGAGACTCTGACTCTTGCCATTTGTGGGGTTTGCAGGGGAAGTGA